Proteins encoded in a region of the Triticum dicoccoides isolate Atlit2015 ecotype Zavitan chromosome 3A, WEW_v2.0, whole genome shotgun sequence genome:
- the LOC119272147 gene encoding uncharacterized protein LOC119272147, with product KPAARYLPPPSLPLGPRPRRLHLPALAQPGDQFPPFRRQFIDLHPAPLLGLFFGTPFPNVPHNDFQCIPAFAPARRNDPELVAAILSGDFFLTTLQARDGPEAYWIVYDAHGGYLLLKKLGELLLALLNPLARWCERFFDLSDAHIFDDDDDREGNGQFLHAGLICDDENPESFRIFCLVAHGKFRLRAAVFSSFLGIGGDWFLSPWLDVPHADPEGGQGDLLPESGMRVGNFIY from the coding sequence AAACCTGCTGCTCGATATCTTCCTCCGCCTTCCCTCCCTCTCGGACCTCGTCCGCGCCGCCTGCACCTGCCTGCCCTGGCGCAACCTGGTGACCAATTTCCCCCCTTCCGTCGTCAATTCATCGACCTCCACCCGGCGCCCCTCCTCGGCCTCTTCTTCGGCACACCATTTCCAAATGTCCCTCACAATGACTTCCAGTGTATCCCGGCCTTCGCCCCCGCCCGCCGGAATGATCCGGAGCTCGTGGCCGCCATCTTGAGCGGTGACTTTTTCCTCACCACCCTCCAGGCGCGCGATGGCCCGGAAGCTTACTGGATCGTCTACGATGCCCATGGCGGTTACCTTCTCCTCAAGAAACTGGGCGAGCTATTGCTCGCGCTGCTAAACCCCTTGGCACGGTGGTGCGAACGGTTCTTTGATCTGAGTGACGCCCACAtcttcgacgacgacgacgaccgcgAAGGCAATGGTCAATTCCTTCACGCCGGCCTGATTTGCGATGACGAAAACCCCGAGAGCTTTCGCATCTTCTGTCTTGTTGCCCATGGAAAGTTCAGGTTGCGggctgcggtcttctcctcattctTGGGAATAGGCGGCGATTGGTTCCTCTCCCCATGGTTGGATGTCCCGCACGCCGACCCGGAAGGCGGCCAAGGTGATCTTTTGCCTGAGAGCGGCATGCGAGTGGGTAATTTCATCTACTAG